One part of the Candidatus Zixiibacteriota bacterium genome encodes these proteins:
- a CDS encoding dihydrolipoamide acetyltransferase family protein, with amino-acid sequence MSIDVIVPQMGESVLEGTILEWKVKVGDKVEINQALVELMTDKVNVEIPAEASGVVTQTYATEGQVVRVGAKIATIDDGKVAPAPQPSSATKQPEMTPQQQPASVAKAAPAPAAAIKGTAAVGKGKMSPKVKMLIREYGIDASQVTPTGKDGLVTVEDVMRTVESRTSSAGFTSGPIPSPDAPASYTTPLFASSGAPSGTTQQAPLKPKVQVQIPVFAPMPEAARTTRKPLVGARKLIAEHMVKSVHTSPHVTTFEEIDLTDLVAFRKEIKDEFKKTYGANITYMPFVVKAACVALREYPTVNASITDTEIIIKNYYNIGIAVAREDGLIVPVIKNADKKTIVELAVEIASLGEKARTNKLTPDDVSDGTFTLTNAGMFGATGSTPIIAQPQVAILGIHAIVPKPWVVNGQIVIRDISNFGMSFDHRLIDGHTAVQFLHRVHEFLADGRKLLMSLR; translated from the coding sequence AGTCGGCGACAAGGTCGAAATCAACCAGGCGCTTGTCGAATTGATGACCGATAAGGTGAATGTCGAAATTCCCGCTGAAGCCTCGGGAGTCGTCACCCAAACGTATGCGACCGAGGGCCAGGTTGTTCGGGTTGGAGCCAAGATTGCCACTATCGATGACGGCAAAGTGGCCCCAGCGCCGCAGCCTTCAAGCGCTACGAAACAGCCGGAAATGACACCACAGCAACAACCTGCATCAGTCGCTAAAGCGGCCCCGGCACCTGCCGCAGCAATTAAAGGAACAGCGGCCGTTGGCAAGGGGAAAATGTCTCCCAAAGTGAAGATGCTCATTCGCGAATACGGTATCGATGCATCGCAGGTAACTCCCACCGGCAAAGATGGCCTTGTTACGGTTGAAGATGTTATGCGTACAGTTGAAAGTAGAACTTCATCGGCGGGCTTTACTTCCGGGCCGATTCCATCGCCGGATGCGCCGGCATCGTATACAACGCCTCTGTTTGCCTCATCAGGAGCGCCATCGGGAACGACTCAGCAGGCACCTTTGAAGCCAAAAGTTCAAGTCCAAATTCCGGTCTTTGCGCCGATGCCTGAAGCCGCGCGGACAACCCGCAAACCGCTTGTTGGAGCCAGAAAACTGATTGCCGAACACATGGTCAAGTCGGTTCACACCTCGCCGCATGTAACTACATTCGAGGAGATCGATCTTACCGATCTGGTCGCATTCCGCAAAGAGATCAAGGACGAGTTTAAGAAAACCTATGGCGCCAATATCACCTATATGCCGTTCGTTGTGAAGGCCGCCTGTGTAGCTCTTAGAGAATATCCGACCGTCAATGCCTCGATTACCGATACCGAGATTATCATAAAGAATTATTACAATATCGGTATTGCCGTCGCCCGTGAGGACGGCCTAATCGTGCCGGTTATCAAAAATGCCGACAAGAAAACCATAGTCGAACTCGCGGTGGAAATTGCCTCGCTCGGTGAGAAGGCGCGAACAAACAAACTGACTCCCGACGATGTCTCCGACGGCACATTCACACTGACAAATGCCGGTATGTTTGGCGCGACCGGCTCGACCCCGATTATTGCCCAGCCGCAGGTCGCAATTCTGGGCATCCACGCCATTGTCCCTAAGCCCTGGGTGGTGAACGGCCAAATTGTTATCCGTGACATTTCTAACTTTGGTATGTCATTTGACCATCGCCTTATCGACGGCCATACTGCCGTGCAGTTTCTGCACCGTGTGCATGAGTTCCTTGCAGACGGCAGAAAACTGCTAATGAGCCTGCGCTAA
- a CDS encoding DinB family protein, which translates to MNKLEKRELNLPVGYNPKTQSMVALFAAQLEDQLRLLKRDLEGLEVKHLEWQPQPGMNTIGMLLAHNAVVEIWWINIAPYGIPANPDGEALMKNTIGICMDDDGLPIPSDGVHPKTLSKKTLEDYLGMQDRARALAHTAMKTWDDNSLESTYVLREREITRAWTLYHVLEHFAGHYGQMLLLMHLMRDAGVLEKKAT; encoded by the coding sequence ATGAACAAACTGGAAAAACGCGAGCTCAATTTACCCGTCGGCTATAACCCCAAAACCCAATCGATGGTCGCTCTGTTTGCGGCCCAGCTTGAGGATCAACTGCGATTGCTTAAAAGAGACCTTGAAGGGTTAGAGGTCAAGCATCTTGAATGGCAGCCACAGCCGGGAATGAATACCATCGGGATGCTTTTAGCGCATAATGCGGTTGTCGAAATCTGGTGGATAAATATCGCGCCGTATGGCATTCCAGCCAATCCCGATGGGGAGGCTCTCATGAAAAATACGATAGGGATTTGTATGGACGATGACGGCCTGCCGATCCCCAGCGATGGAGTTCATCCAAAAACGCTGAGCAAAAAAACCCTCGAAGACTATCTGGGTATGCAAGACCGTGCCCGTGCTCTGGCTCATACGGCGATGAAAACATGGGATGATAACTCGCTTGAATCGACATATGTTCTGCGCGAGCGAGAAATAACTCGAGCCTGGACCCTCTATCATGTCCTTGAGCATTTTGCCGGACATTACGGACAGATGCTTTTGTTGATGCACCTGATGCGCGACGCGGGGGTGTTGGAGAAGAAGGCGACTTGA
- the lgt gene encoding prolipoprotein diacylglyceryl transferase: MQPELFYIGSFPIRAFGLMLALTFLFGVWYVQRVAAKTGKSPDYYLTITYIFIFGGIVGARLGYVVLHWSEFSNNLGAIFNPFHSDPGGGFGIAGLNLYGGVLLAILSAYTYCKIKKQAVLEVFDIFSPTLAMGIGITRIGCFLNGCCFGTPTGLPWGVQFPDHSIPWMIFRDQHLHPAQIYSSAYGFLLFFVLHQLLKRRQFAGQVVAVLFMAEALFRFLIEFVRYYEEEMIFSIGGIEPTWNQVVSLALFLLGLGIYISQRRIKAVISQ, from the coding sequence ATGCAGCCTGAACTATTTTATATTGGCTCTTTCCCCATTCGCGCTTTCGGCCTGATGCTCGCGCTCACGTTTCTTTTCGGGGTTTGGTATGTCCAGCGCGTCGCGGCTAAAACAGGGAAATCACCCGACTACTATCTTACAATCACGTACATATTTATTTTTGGCGGGATTGTCGGCGCAAGACTCGGCTATGTTGTTTTACACTGGTCGGAATTTTCCAACAATCTCGGCGCAATTTTTAATCCGTTTCATTCGGACCCCGGCGGAGGATTCGGAATAGCCGGCTTGAACCTGTATGGCGGAGTCCTGCTTGCAATTTTGTCAGCATACACATATTGCAAAATAAAGAAACAAGCGGTGCTTGAGGTCTTTGATATCTTCTCGCCGACCCTCGCAATGGGGATAGGCATTACCCGAATCGGCTGTTTTCTCAACGGCTGTTGTTTTGGCACTCCGACCGGCCTCCCGTGGGGCGTCCAGTTCCCCGACCATTCGATACCATGGATGATTTTTCGTGATCAGCACCTGCATCCGGCGCAAATCTATAGCTCGGCATATGGCTTTCTGTTATTTTTCGTATTGCACCAGCTGTTGAAACGGCGGCAGTTTGCCGGTCAGGTTGTTGCTGTGCTTTTTATGGCTGAAGCTCTTTTTCGATTTTTGATTGAGTTTGTTAGGTATTACGAAGAGGAAATGATATTTTCGATTGGCGGGATTGAGCCGACATGGAATCAGGTAGTTTCTCTGGCTCTCTTTCTCTTGGGACTTGGGATATATATCTCGCAACGAAGAATCAAAGCAGTCATTTCCCAGTGA
- the lipB gene encoding lipoyl(octanoyl) transferase LipB, whose amino-acid sequence MPELYQKRYGWFLELGQVDYERTLNWQREMVKRRESGMIRDTIILVEHPSVVTVGRDGHKNNFLGLSREPIFIERGGDVTYHGPGQLVVYFVFNLTRRGRDLHQFVESIQEGIIRTLKEYGVDNAAHNPKSTGVWIADRKLASIGVAVKKWISFHGAAINVNTDLSDFKQINPCGLEPEVMTSLEQLIDRRVPLAEFGRILIEKYAEVFDTNFMPVHLEELAEDVKSQDGGGLV is encoded by the coding sequence ATGCCCGAACTCTATCAGAAGCGCTACGGTTGGTTTCTGGAGCTTGGCCAGGTTGACTACGAACGGACGCTTAATTGGCAGCGCGAAATGGTAAAGCGCCGCGAGTCCGGAATGATTCGTGATACGATCATACTTGTTGAGCATCCGTCGGTTGTGACCGTTGGCCGCGACGGACACAAGAATAATTTTTTGGGTCTTTCCAGAGAGCCGATATTTATTGAACGGGGCGGCGATGTCACCTATCATGGGCCCGGCCAGCTTGTCGTCTACTTTGTATTCAATCTGACCCGTCGCGGGAGAGACCTGCATCAATTTGTCGAGTCTATTCAGGAAGGTATTATTCGCACACTGAAGGAATATGGTGTCGACAATGCCGCGCACAATCCAAAGAGCACTGGCGTCTGGATAGCCGACCGGAAACTGGCCTCGATTGGGGTGGCGGTCAAAAAGTGGATTTCTTTTCATGGCGCCGCAATCAATGTCAATACCGATTTGTCGGACTTCAAACAGATCAATCCGTGCGGACTCGAGCCGGAAGTCATGACATCCCTTGAGCAACTTATAGACCGTCGTGTGCCACTCGCCGAATTCGGGCGAATACTCATTGAAAAATATGCTGAGGTTTTTGATACAAACTTCATGCCGGTTCACCTTGAGGAACTCGCCGAAGATGTCAAAAGTCAGGACGGCGGCGGACTCGTCTAA
- a CDS encoding SDR family oxidoreductase, which translates to MELKGKVAFVSGATRGIGLATAERLAQMGANVVINFFKSRESANAALEKLKTYGVECYAHRANIGNDEQLPGIFEGIKERFGRLDILVSNVSIGSYADLLDVDNRSWEVPMNTNARAFMKCIQLGTPLMHEGGRILTLSSLGSTRYIPGYSAIGVSKAAIESIVRYAAVELAPKKITVNCVSGGFIDTDALKVFPNYEEMKKEVARRTPCGRIGTPAEVAEVVAFLASPRSSWITGQTIIVDGGYSLM; encoded by the coding sequence ATGGAGTTAAAGGGGAAAGTTGCGTTTGTCTCCGGAGCAACCCGGGGGATAGGACTTGCGACCGCAGAGCGTTTGGCCCAGATGGGCGCGAATGTTGTTATCAATTTTTTCAAATCGCGCGAAAGCGCCAATGCCGCACTGGAAAAGCTCAAAACATACGGCGTTGAATGTTACGCCCATCGGGCAAATATCGGCAACGACGAACAACTGCCCGGAATCTTCGAGGGTATCAAAGAACGTTTTGGCAGACTCGATATCTTGGTGTCGAATGTCTCAATTGGCAGTTACGCCGATTTGCTGGATGTAGACAATCGAAGTTGGGAAGTGCCTATGAACACCAATGCGCGGGCGTTCATGAAGTGTATTCAACTTGGCACACCACTTATGCATGAGGGCGGGCGTATTTTGACGCTATCATCGCTTGGATCGACCCGCTACATCCCGGGTTATTCCGCGATTGGCGTTTCGAAGGCCGCCATCGAATCAATCGTTAGGTATGCCGCGGTCGAATTGGCTCCCAAGAAAATTACCGTGAATTGTGTCTCCGGCGGATTTATAGATACTGATGCCTTGAAAGTTTTCCCTAATTACGAAGAAATGAAAAAAGAGGTCGCACGGCGCACTCCATGCGGGCGAATTGGCACACCGGCGGAAGTAGCCGAAGTGGTTGCATTTTTGGCAAGTCCACGCTCGAGCTGGATAACGGGACAAACGATAATAGTCGATGGCGGCTATTCGCTTATGTAA